The following proteins are encoded in a genomic region of Lactiplantibacillus plantarum:
- a CDS encoding HAD family hydrolase, translating to MTKKYLTFDCYGTLINTEPLYQWVANLGLAVGLDPLTVRKAYATYEDDPASVNPYLDYSTLVRADLKHLDRLFEQRHFFESHYVECLEVQRHLLPYADVIPTLTAWQQLGYQLIIMSNSSWDIMPANIAALKVSFTAVVTAEDIQAYKPALAFFETVQERFKLTADNHWHIARGYESDVVPASAMQWPMIWINRDQRQPTSSERPTHMVTDLAAVKQWVN from the coding sequence ATGACCAAAAAATATTTAACATTTGATTGTTACGGGACGTTAATTAATACTGAGCCGCTGTATCAATGGGTGGCTAATTTAGGATTGGCGGTTGGTTTAGACCCACTAACGGTTCGCAAAGCCTACGCGACTTATGAGGACGATCCTGCCAGTGTCAATCCTTATCTAGATTATTCAACATTAGTCCGGGCTGATCTTAAGCATTTAGATCGATTGTTTGAACAGAGACACTTCTTTGAAAGTCATTACGTTGAATGCTTGGAAGTGCAACGACACCTATTACCATACGCCGATGTTATACCGACCTTAACAGCGTGGCAGCAATTGGGCTATCAATTGATTATTATGTCGAATTCTTCCTGGGATATCATGCCGGCCAACATTGCTGCTTTAAAGGTGTCGTTCACAGCGGTTGTTACGGCTGAAGACATTCAAGCTTACAAACCAGCGTTAGCTTTCTTTGAAACGGTTCAAGAGCGTTTTAAGTTAACGGCAGATAATCATTGGCATATTGCACGTGGCTATGAATCCGATGTTGTTCCAGCCAGTGCTATGCAGTGGCCGATGATTTGGATTAATCGTGATCAGCGACAACCGACTAGTTCTGAACGGCCGACCCATATGGTTACTGATTTGGCCGCTGTTAAGCAGTGGGTTAACTAG
- a CDS encoding MFS transporter, protein MNSKSLNKSTVLLMAISAAIVVANINYIQPIEADIAQQFNLPNAVIGAVAMLTQLGYAFGLLLIVPMGDIMNRRMLIMRLLVLAIISALLAFVAPNIWVYALASLLIGITSVAPQVIIPYAGFLAPRNQRGQVLGNVLSGLLVGVLLSRTVSGVLASYLSWQMVYLIAAILIAGLWLVLWRKLPHDPVTTHTTNYKAMIQTVPQLVKRYPVLRASAVNGFVLFGVSNIFWATLVFYLQHQYGWGSREAGLLALLGVTGVLAAPLIGRLADRFRPRTIIGLGLVLSTLAYVVFWLSGTHLVGLIIGIVILDLGTQFGQVANQTRIQSIDVHASSRFNSVFMFGYFMGGALGSFCGNVLWYLAGWNGVCGLAVVVLMIGFYAHFVHYPRVVTRQVQH, encoded by the coding sequence GTGAATTCAAAATCTTTAAATAAAAGTACGGTCCTATTAATGGCGATCTCCGCGGCCATTGTAGTGGCTAATATTAATTATATTCAACCGATTGAGGCGGACATTGCGCAACAGTTTAATCTCCCAAACGCCGTTATTGGCGCGGTGGCAATGCTGACGCAGTTAGGCTATGCCTTTGGGTTGCTCTTAATTGTACCCATGGGTGATATCATGAATCGCCGAATGTTGATTATGCGCTTACTGGTACTCGCAATCATTTCAGCGTTACTAGCCTTCGTGGCTCCCAATATTTGGGTGTACGCCTTGGCAAGTTTACTGATTGGGATAACCTCTGTGGCACCACAAGTTATTATTCCGTACGCTGGCTTTCTCGCACCTCGTAATCAGCGTGGTCAAGTCTTGGGCAACGTCCTGAGTGGCTTGCTCGTGGGGGTTCTCTTGTCACGAACTGTCAGTGGGGTACTTGCGAGCTATTTGTCTTGGCAGATGGTCTATCTGATTGCCGCTATCTTGATTGCAGGATTGTGGCTCGTCTTGTGGCGAAAATTACCGCATGATCCCGTGACGACACATACCACGAATTATAAAGCCATGATTCAGACAGTACCTCAGTTAGTAAAACGCTATCCGGTTTTGCGAGCGTCGGCTGTTAACGGATTTGTCTTGTTTGGTGTTTCTAATATTTTCTGGGCAACACTCGTCTTTTACTTGCAGCATCAATACGGGTGGGGAAGTCGTGAAGCTGGTCTGCTTGCGTTGCTAGGTGTTACCGGTGTGTTAGCAGCCCCTTTAATTGGCCGCCTAGCCGATCGTTTTCGGCCCCGAACGATTATCGGCTTGGGTCTAGTGTTATCAACATTAGCCTACGTAGTGTTTTGGCTGAGTGGTACGCATTTGGTGGGGTTAATTATTGGTATCGTCATTCTTGATTTAGGTACTCAATTCGGGCAGGTCGCGAATCAGACACGGATTCAAAGTATCGATGTCCATGCCAGTAGCCGTTTCAATTCGGTATTCATGTTTGGCTACTTCATGGGTGGCGCCCTAGGTTCATTTTGTGGCAACGTCTTATGGTATTTAGCTGGTTGGAACGGCGTCTGCGGGTTAGCGGTCGTCGTGTTAATGATTGGCTTTTATGCCCACTTTGTTCATTATCCACGGGTGGTGACACGACAAGTGCAACATTAG
- a CDS encoding aspartate ammonia-lyase, with amino-acid sequence MRIEADCIGKLAVPDDALYGIHTLRAVHNFPITTELMHPLIMQSLVQIKKAAASVNAAAGTLSNDKAHAIIAACNQLLLGRYADNFIVPAIQGGAGTSANMNVNEVVANLAHRLMPAVAVHPNDDVNQSQSTNDTFPTAGKMALCMQLPGLLTALSRLVQTLLVKSQRYQDAIKVGRTQLEDAVPTTYGRTFHAYYQLFKRDLTRVRQAGEHLRIVNLGGTAIGTGINATHTYQQQILVKLNQNTDLDLVAAPDLIDATQNCDLFVEFSAAMKTLAVDLSKFSNDLRLLASGPQAGFGELNLPAQQAGSSIMPGKINPVIPEVVNQVAFEVIGHDTTVTMAAEAGQLELNAFEPIMLRALLTSEQHLQQALTTLVDHCVRQLTVNRQRCADQVAHSAITATVLAPYLGYETTTALIKEALTTNQAIPELLHRRRLLSDALVEQLFSPAGLTQPRPEVIEQLRAVAK; translated from the coding sequence ATGCGAATTGAAGCTGATTGTATTGGTAAGTTAGCTGTTCCGGATGATGCTTTGTATGGAATTCATACGTTACGTGCCGTTCATAATTTTCCGATTACGACGGAATTGATGCATCCACTGATCATGCAAAGCCTTGTTCAAATCAAGAAAGCGGCGGCCAGTGTGAATGCGGCTGCCGGAACTTTGTCTAATGATAAGGCACACGCCATTATTGCGGCATGTAATCAGTTACTACTGGGGCGTTACGCGGATAACTTCATTGTGCCAGCGATTCAGGGGGGTGCTGGGACCTCGGCTAACATGAACGTCAATGAAGTGGTGGCTAATTTGGCTCACCGATTGATGCCGGCAGTTGCCGTTCATCCCAACGATGATGTTAATCAATCACAATCAACCAATGATACTTTTCCAACGGCCGGTAAAATGGCGCTTTGCATGCAACTCCCAGGACTATTAACGGCACTCAGCCGGTTGGTACAAACGTTACTGGTTAAATCGCAGCGTTATCAAGATGCCATCAAAGTTGGCCGAACTCAGCTTGAAGATGCGGTACCGACGACGTACGGGCGGACCTTTCATGCTTATTACCAATTATTCAAGCGTGATTTGACCCGTGTACGGCAGGCGGGCGAACATCTCCGAATCGTAAATTTGGGTGGGACTGCAATCGGTACCGGCATCAACGCGACTCACACGTATCAACAACAGATTTTAGTGAAATTAAATCAAAATACTGATTTAGATTTAGTAGCCGCACCAGACTTGATCGATGCAACGCAAAACTGCGATTTGTTCGTGGAATTCTCTGCGGCCATGAAGACGTTAGCCGTTGACCTTTCCAAGTTTAGCAATGACTTAAGATTGCTGGCGAGCGGCCCACAAGCTGGCTTTGGTGAATTGAATTTGCCCGCGCAGCAAGCTGGTTCTTCTATTATGCCAGGTAAAATCAATCCGGTTATTCCGGAGGTTGTTAACCAAGTTGCGTTTGAAGTGATTGGTCACGACACGACGGTAACAATGGCAGCGGAAGCAGGCCAATTGGAATTAAACGCTTTCGAGCCGATTATGTTACGGGCATTGCTAACCAGTGAGCAGCATTTACAGCAGGCCTTGACTACATTAGTCGATCACTGTGTGCGGCAATTGACGGTCAATCGCCAACGCTGTGCAGATCAAGTGGCACATTCGGCCATTACGGCAACTGTTTTGGCGCCATACCTTGGTTACGAGACGACTACCGCGCTGATTAAAGAAGCGCTCACCACTAACCAAGCAATTCCTGAATTATTACATCGACGTCGCTTGCTTAGCGATGCTTTGGTCGAGCAGCTGTTTTCGCCGGCCGGACTAACTCAGCCACGCCCAGAGGTTATTGAACAACTACGAGCGGTTGCAAAGTAG
- a CDS encoding YczE/YyaS/YitT family protein yields MLNIPDFRQRFGFLVFSIILNSAANALTIATSLGSAVWTGSSVNLADWTHISLGTTLLLYGVVVTILNQLLLGHFDRRRFISNLLYIVPFSYLVQFIGYFWDWLQIPALPLLPRLILNVLGLLGVAAAVSIYQRCNLIQHPNDDLSYILRFRFLHGSAIIAQWTSYLPPLTIIVVSFFATGHLRAIGFGTAFALIAQGAIMGWSDHHVFPHLKHHVDIVQAHHPA; encoded by the coding sequence GTGTTGAACATTCCTGATTTTCGTCAACGTTTTGGTTTTTTAGTCTTTTCCATTATTCTGAATTCTGCTGCCAACGCGCTCACCATCGCCACCAGCCTAGGCAGCGCCGTCTGGACTGGCTCCAGCGTTAATCTAGCTGACTGGACCCATATTTCATTAGGAACCACCTTATTACTGTACGGTGTGGTTGTCACGATTCTCAACCAACTTCTGTTAGGTCACTTTGATCGGCGTCGGTTTATCTCCAACTTGCTCTATATCGTGCCCTTTAGTTACCTGGTCCAATTTATCGGCTACTTTTGGGATTGGCTACAGATTCCCGCCCTGCCCCTGTTACCACGCTTGATTCTAAACGTGCTTGGGCTATTAGGCGTTGCGGCCGCCGTCTCGATTTACCAGCGTTGTAATTTAATTCAGCATCCGAACGATGATTTATCGTATATCTTACGCTTTCGGTTTTTACATGGTTCCGCTATTATTGCCCAGTGGACTAGTTATTTGCCACCTCTGACGATTATCGTCGTTTCATTCTTCGCCACAGGTCATTTGCGCGCCATTGGCTTCGGGACGGCCTTTGCCTTAATTGCTCAAGGTGCCATCATGGGGTGGTCTGATCATCATGTTTTTCCCCATCTCAAACATCACGTGGATATTGTCCAGGCGCATCATCCGGCCTAA
- a CDS encoding cation:proton antiporter: MDYVGSLALILIVTAVAGHLSVRMGLPAVIGQLLSGIILGPAVLGWVSATSFIKDFAELGVIILMFMAGLESDLKLLKKYWRPSLLVAVLGVILPVAVIDWCSQLFHLNATESLFLGVTFAATSVSISVAVLKELGALDGKEGTTILGAAVVDDVLAVLILSLMISLFGSEVSGGGSHASTNLGLSLAIQLAFFVALYFVVKWVVPHLMAVGNALLVPTSITLMSLVICFGLSYLADAIGLSAVIGAFFAGIAVGQTDYHEVIDEHIQPIGNAVFIPVFFVSIGLNMSFNGFLNDFWFIAVITVAAIATKLIGAGVGARLAGFNWLSGYEIGAGMVSRGEMALIIAQIGYQGKLLSADRYSAVITAIILTTLIAPLLLRQAVKRQREA, from the coding sequence ATGGATTACGTTGGTAGTTTAGCGTTGATTTTAATTGTTACGGCGGTTGCGGGTCACCTGAGTGTCCGAATGGGCCTACCCGCGGTGATTGGCCAATTGTTAAGTGGAATTATACTTGGTCCAGCCGTATTAGGTTGGGTCTCAGCAACAAGTTTTATCAAAGACTTCGCGGAGCTTGGCGTGATTATTTTAATGTTCATGGCCGGCTTAGAGAGCGATTTAAAATTGCTGAAGAAGTATTGGCGTCCTAGTTTGTTAGTTGCGGTCCTGGGGGTCATTCTACCCGTTGCGGTGATTGACTGGTGTAGCCAACTATTTCACCTTAACGCCACTGAAAGTTTGTTCTTGGGCGTAACCTTCGCGGCCACATCGGTTTCGATTTCAGTCGCGGTTCTCAAAGAGTTAGGCGCCCTCGATGGTAAAGAAGGGACGACGATTTTAGGTGCAGCGGTCGTTGATGACGTCCTGGCTGTTTTGATTCTGAGTTTGATGATCAGCTTATTTGGCAGTGAAGTCAGTGGTGGCGGTAGTCATGCCTCAACCAACTTGGGACTCTCGCTGGCGATTCAGTTGGCGTTCTTTGTGGCGCTGTACTTTGTGGTCAAGTGGGTGGTGCCACATTTAATGGCCGTGGGGAATGCCCTACTGGTTCCAACCTCCATCACGCTGATGTCACTAGTGATTTGTTTTGGACTCTCATACTTAGCGGACGCAATCGGTTTAAGTGCTGTGATTGGCGCGTTCTTTGCCGGTATCGCCGTTGGTCAGACGGACTATCATGAAGTTATCGATGAGCATATTCAACCCATTGGTAATGCTGTATTTATCCCAGTCTTTTTCGTTAGTATTGGGCTGAATATGTCATTCAATGGTTTCCTGAACGATTTTTGGTTCATCGCTGTGATTACCGTTGCGGCAATTGCCACTAAGCTCATTGGTGCCGGGGTCGGCGCACGGTTGGCGGGTTTTAATTGGTTAAGCGGCTATGAGATTGGCGCCGGCATGGTGTCACGTGGGGAGATGGCCCTGATCATTGCACAGATTGGTTATCAAGGCAAATTACTATCAGCTGATCGTTATTCGGCAGTCATCACGGCAATCATTTTAACGACGCTGATTGCACCACTATTACTTCGTCAGGCGGTTAAACGCCAACGTGAAGCTTAA
- a CDS encoding dihydrofolate reductase family protein, which translates to MRKVQFYGAISIDGCLATKDNRLDWLFKTAGANDAPTEAFMQQVDTAIMGRHTYEYTMEQTTDQLINPYNPATHNIVMTSHPHTGDERTQFTNTPVTKIVEDLRRTAGKNIWIVGGAGVLMPLLAADLVDELYIQIAPVILGDGIPLFKAIDQQQRFELVDTNRYGQLAEVHYQRLTTE; encoded by the coding sequence ATGCGTAAAGTTCAGTTTTATGGGGCCATTTCAATTGACGGTTGTTTAGCCACTAAGGATAATCGGCTGGACTGGCTGTTCAAAACAGCTGGTGCCAACGATGCCCCCACCGAAGCATTTATGCAGCAAGTTGATACCGCCATCATGGGCCGCCATACTTACGAATACACGATGGAACAAACCACTGATCAACTCATTAATCCATATAATCCGGCGACCCACAATATTGTCATGACTTCCCACCCCCACACCGGCGATGAACGCACCCAGTTCACCAATACCCCCGTCACGAAGATCGTCGAAGACTTGCGCCGTACCGCTGGCAAAAATATTTGGATTGTTGGCGGTGCTGGCGTCTTAATGCCGCTGTTAGCTGCGGATTTAGTTGATGAGCTCTACATCCAGATTGCACCAGTCATTTTGGGTGATGGTATTCCCTTATTTAAAGCAATTGACCAGCAACAGCGCTTTGAATTAGTTGACACCAATCGATATGGTCAGCTCGCCGAAGTCCACTATCAACGTTTAACAACTGAATAA
- a CDS encoding nucleoside hydrolase, whose translation MNATRNVIIDCDPGIDDSLALLLALKSPALNVIGITIVCGNVPTHIGAENALKILDLADRLDIPVYLGANRPLEVAYTSAQDTHGDDGLGNSQIPAVTAVRPIQDAAGFIEETLIEAPDTSILALGPLTNIATVLQRDPHLFEQVDQFTLMGGSYRSHGNCSPVAEYNFWCDPDAAKVVFDLMPVPIQMVGLDVTRNIVLTPSLLTYIKDVNPAMGAFVEKITTFYFDFHWKYERVIGCVINDPLAVAGMLDPTILSGFESYTTVVTDGVARGQSIVDDHDFWHNTPNSQIMTKVDVVAFWRLFLTTVVGAADPDLTQVLHQLVSA comes from the coding sequence ATGAATGCGACGCGTAACGTTATTATTGACTGTGATCCCGGGATCGATGATAGTTTAGCACTATTATTGGCGCTTAAATCACCGGCACTTAATGTGATTGGGATTACAATTGTTTGTGGGAACGTGCCAACCCATATCGGTGCGGAAAATGCACTGAAAATTTTAGATTTGGCTGACCGATTGGATATTCCAGTCTATTTGGGCGCTAATCGCCCATTGGAAGTCGCCTACACGAGTGCGCAAGACACCCACGGCGATGATGGCTTAGGGAATAGTCAGATTCCAGCGGTAACGGCGGTACGACCGATTCAAGATGCCGCTGGTTTTATTGAAGAGACGCTGATTGAAGCACCTGATACTTCGATTTTAGCGTTGGGACCGTTGACGAACATTGCAACGGTACTGCAACGTGATCCACACTTATTTGAACAAGTCGATCAATTTACACTGATGGGTGGAAGTTATCGGAGTCACGGTAATTGTTCGCCAGTGGCTGAATACAACTTCTGGTGTGACCCGGATGCGGCCAAGGTCGTCTTTGACTTGATGCCTGTTCCCATTCAGATGGTTGGTTTAGACGTCACGCGTAACATCGTGTTGACACCCAGTTTATTAACGTATATTAAAGACGTCAATCCAGCAATGGGGGCTTTTGTTGAGAAAATTACAACCTTTTATTTTGACTTTCATTGGAAATATGAACGGGTTATTGGTTGTGTGATCAATGATCCGTTGGCCGTGGCCGGAATGCTTGACCCAACGATTCTGAGTGGCTTTGAAAGCTACACGACGGTTGTGACGGATGGTGTCGCGCGTGGGCAGTCAATCGTGGATGATCATGATTTCTGGCACAACACACCCAATAGTCAAATCATGACGAAGGTTGACGTCGTAGCTTTTTGGCGGTTGTTCTTAACGACTGTGGTCGGTGCGGCTGATCCTGATTTAACGCAAGTCTTGCACCAATTGGTGAGTGCATGA
- a CDS encoding ECF transporter S component: MKRIKTRAITLLALCIALNIVGSNIALMLKLPIYLDSIGTVLAAAVFGPLGGMLAGGATGVIVGATTDLYSLFFMPVQLLTGLVAGLLYRRIKPGTWRSNWWLAGVISLPGTLLSTAITVILFHGITSSGSSMLVQLLLGTGMGKTMAVFLIQVGTDYLDRFITVYVVALVYRALRYKLPQAN, from the coding sequence ATGAAGAGAATAAAGACGCGGGCAATTACGTTATTGGCGCTCTGCATTGCCCTGAATATTGTTGGCAGTAACATTGCCTTGATGTTAAAATTACCGATTTATTTAGATTCAATTGGTACCGTTTTGGCTGCTGCTGTGTTTGGACCACTGGGTGGGATGTTGGCCGGGGGTGCCACCGGAGTTATCGTGGGTGCGACGACAGACCTGTACTCGCTGTTCTTTATGCCCGTTCAACTGCTGACTGGGTTAGTTGCTGGTCTGCTATATCGGCGAATCAAGCCGGGCACGTGGCGGTCAAATTGGTGGTTAGCTGGTGTTATTTCACTTCCCGGAACACTTTTATCCACGGCGATTACGGTCATCTTATTTCATGGCATCACGTCGTCTGGTTCGAGCATGCTAGTCCAATTATTATTAGGTACCGGTATGGGCAAAACGATGGCCGTCTTCTTGATACAAGTGGGAACGGATTATCTAGATCGGTTTATCACGGTGTACGTGGTCGCACTTGTTTACCGCGCGTTGCGATATAAATTGCCGCAAGCTAATTAG
- a CDS encoding ABC transporter ATP-binding protein translates to MSQPVLALQNINKQFGHGHTAVNALTDANFEVSAGQFVAIIGPSGSGKSTFLTIAAGLQTPTSGQVILNGQPLSNQTEKQRLAYRFNEIGFILQSSNLIPFLTVREQFKLVDKMARRKFDQAGTDELLAELALTEVRDAYPSDLSGGERQRVAIARALYNDPSVILADEPTASLDTPRSIDVVKRLANEAHQHQKAIVMVTHDQRLIDDCDVVYQIEDGKMSRRDS, encoded by the coding sequence ATGAGTCAACCAGTTTTAGCCTTACAAAATATTAATAAACAATTTGGTCACGGTCATACCGCTGTTAACGCTTTGACTGATGCCAATTTCGAAGTCAGTGCTGGCCAATTCGTCGCGATTATCGGCCCCTCTGGCTCGGGTAAATCCACCTTTTTGACGATTGCTGCCGGTTTACAAACGCCAACAAGTGGTCAAGTTATTCTGAACGGACAACCACTATCGAATCAAACGGAAAAACAGCGCTTAGCCTACCGTTTCAATGAAATTGGCTTTATCTTGCAGAGTTCCAATCTGATTCCATTCCTGACGGTTCGTGAACAGTTCAAGCTCGTCGATAAAATGGCCCGGCGCAAATTTGATCAAGCAGGCACCGATGAATTACTAGCAGAGTTAGCCCTTACTGAAGTTCGGGATGCCTACCCAAGTGACCTCTCCGGTGGTGAACGCCAACGTGTTGCCATCGCCCGCGCTCTTTACAATGATCCAAGCGTCATTCTTGCAGATGAACCGACCGCTAGCCTGGACACGCCCCGCTCCATCGACGTCGTCAAGCGCCTCGCCAACGAAGCTCATCAGCACCAAAAGGCCATCGTAATGGTGACCCATGACCAACGGCTGATTGATGACTGTGACGTGGTCTATCAAATTGAAGATGGTAAGATGAGTCGCCGCGACTCGTAG